In Humulus lupulus chromosome 7, drHumLupu1.1, whole genome shotgun sequence, the following are encoded in one genomic region:
- the LOC133792415 gene encoding uncharacterized protein LOC133792415 yields the protein MIRENECSGAINITSRKKHHWTSIEDSKLVECLLELVNSEKWKAKNETFKTGYSQQFEKWIYEKIPHSSGFGWNEEPTCVVAEKSVFDEWIKSHPNAKGLRNREFPHYEDSVTVFGKDRANGQGAMGFSKTVDEIDKEVDNDANFEFDHLSPIDDLIGNATNSHTSTTITSAQSSKKSRKRYRNEDPLVEVLTDTVKKFGDVQVVAGDSIRRIADCFQYETKGAIRRMKVFDELKKIDGLTNEQRAKAGKLLVQNQAYIDFFITLDDEFKLGFILGLFE from the exons ATGATTAGAGAAAATGAATGCTCTGGAGCAATCAACATCACTTCTAGGAAAAAGCATCACTGGACTTCAATTGAGGATTCAAAGTTGGTTGAATGTTTGTTGGAGTTGGTAAATAGTGAAAAATGGAAAGCAAAAAATGAGACTTTCAAAACTGGTTATTCACAGCAATTTGAAAAATGGATATATGAGAAAATTCCTCATT CAAGTGGTTTTGGTTGGAATGAGGAACCAACGTGTGTTGTTGCTGAAAAAAGTGTGTTTGATGAATGGATTAAG AGCCATCCAAATGCAAAGGGCTTAAGGAATAGAGAATTTCCTCATTATGAAGACTCGGTTACTGTATTTGGGAAGGATCGTGCAAATGGGCAAGGAGCTATGGGATTTTCTAAAACGGTTGACGAGATTGATAAAGAGGTAGACAATGATGCAAATTTTGAGTTTGATCATTTATCCCCAATAGATGATCTTATTGGTAATGCAACCAATAGTCATACGAGCACGACAATAACTTCAGCGCAGTCAAGTAAGAAAAGTAGAAAGAGATATAGGAATGAGGATCCATTGGTTGAGGTATTGACTGACACGGTGAAAAAATTTGGTGACGTACAAGTTGTTGCTGGTGATAGTATTCGAAGAATTGCTGATTGTTTCCAGTATGAGACAAAAGGTGCTATTAGAAGGATGAAAGTGTTTGATGAACTGAAAAAGATTGATGGGCTGACAAATGAACAACGAGCCAAAGCTGGAAAACTTCTTGTCCAAAACCAAGCTTACATAGATTTTTTCATCACATTGGATGATGAATTCAAGTTGGGATTCATACTTGGGCTCTTTGAATGA